From Glycine max cultivar Williams 82 chromosome 11, Glycine_max_v4.0, whole genome shotgun sequence, the proteins below share one genomic window:
- the LOC121173070 gene encoding putative serine/threonine-protein kinase-like protein CCR3: MRENDKINVEDVDEEKEKEEKKKKKIKEVSHECSLVNKHKPIWMRKPEEMTKEEYSAIMNSSSISLIRSNYLHDKGSSVLNSWKMRIRIALDASRGIQYLHNYADSFIIHGDIKSSNILLDASWTARVSDFGWKFMRNKQRIIENTDPEYVIRGALSAESDVHGLGVVLFELLTGKRPTFVYGEDGGTLLSRKHLVDFAVTAISNGFLEKFLDQRAGQPDVNEAEAVKLVADTAIRCVNLKLKDRPTMADIVVRLERALAICDYDSIFRALVSNC, from the exons GTCGAGGATGTTGatgaagagaaggagaaggaagaaaaaaagaaaaagaagattaaGGAAGTGTCACATGAATGCTCCTTGGTGAACAAGCACAAGCCCATTTGGATGAGAAAGCCTGAGGAGATGACAAAGGAGGAGTATTCTGCCATAATGAACAGCAGTTCAATCAGTTTAATAAGGA GCAACTACTTGCATGACAAGGGTAGCAGTGTCTTGAATTCGTGGAAAATGAGGATTAGAATTGCTTTGGATGCCTCTCGAGGAATACAATATCTTCATAATTATGCAGATTCATTTATTATTCACGGAGATATCAAGTCTTCCAACATTCTTCTTGATGCCAGCTGGACGGCAAGAGTATCTGATTTTGGATGGAAGTTTATGAGAAACAAACAACGTATAATTGAGAACACTGATCCTGAGTACGTTATTCGAGGTGCATTGTCAGCAGAGAGTGATGTGCATGGGCTTGGAGTTGTACTGTTTGAACTTCTAACAGGAAAGAGACCTACATTCGTGTACGGGGAAGATGGAGGCACCCTATTAAGTAGAAAACATTTGGTAGACTTTGCTGTGACTGCTATTTCAAATGGatttttggagaaatttttgGATCAAAGGGCTGGACAACCCGATGTGAATGAAGCAGAAGCAGTAAAGTTAGTGGCTGATACCGCTATCCGTTGTGTGAATTTGAAACTGAAAGATAGACCAACCATGGCTGACATTGTAGTCAGATTAGAGCGGGCTTTGGCTATTTGTGATTATGATAGCATTTTCAGGGCTTTGGTTTCGAATTGTTAA